From Candidatus Eisenbacteria bacterium, one genomic window encodes:
- a CDS encoding YceI family protein, with amino-acid sequence MLRRTRLLVVALLLAAPAGAATWEADPAHSSVQFAIRHLMISTVRGEFSKFLAKATGDPANPAGATIEAVIDASSIDTRNEKRDGHLKTPDFLDVAKFPAITFKSTKIEKAGEGKAKVTGDLTLHGVTKPVVLEVEGPTAVIKDPMGNTKAGAHATTKINRKDFGITWNKSLDGGGLMVGEEIEITIDIEAVKQGE; translated from the coding sequence ATGCTTCGTCGCACTCGACTGCTCGTAGTCGCCCTGCTGCTCGCGGCCCCCGCCGGCGCGGCGACCTGGGAAGCCGACCCGGCCCACTCCTCGGTGCAGTTCGCGATTCGTCACCTGATGATCAGCACCGTGCGCGGCGAGTTCTCGAAGTTCCTCGCCAAGGCGACCGGCGACCCCGCCAATCCCGCCGGCGCCACGATCGAGGCGGTGATCGACGCGTCGAGCATCGACACGCGCAACGAGAAGCGCGACGGGCACCTGAAGACCCCGGACTTCCTCGACGTCGCGAAGTTTCCGGCGATCACCTTCAAGTCGACCAAGATCGAAAAGGCCGGCGAGGGCAAGGCGAAGGTCACGGGCGACCTCACGCTCCACGGCGTGACCAAGCCGGTCGTGCTCGAGGTCGAGGGTCCGACCGCCGTCATCAAGGATCCGATGGGCAACACGAAGGCCGGGGCCCACGCCACGACGAAGATCAACCGCAAGGACTTCGGCATCACCTGGAACAAGTCGCTCGACGGGGGCGGCCTCATGGTCGGCGAGGAGATCGAGATCACGATCGACATCGAGGCCGTGAAGCAGGGTGAGTGA
- the pabB gene encoding aminodeoxychorismate synthase component I: MQLAPLALDRDPLDVLASLAPVGGACLVEVPDPARPVTLLGCAPVDELRVTASEPDAIAAIVRFVASAPRAEAALPFPLGGGVVACLTYELGAATVPGIARRDPGVPLAVLRRYDPMLVYDRVRGTWALVASDAGARAPWLECLTAPAPVFAGPLARGELAATLDREAYRAAVERIHDHLRAGDVYQVNLTQPFTVPLHGPAWALYQRVARRNPAPFGAYLDLGHAQVVANSPELWLRRRGRRVETRPIKGTRPRSADPVRDAALASELARDAKERAEHVMIVDLERNDLGRVCRVGSVAVESHACVESHPTVHHLVSVVSGELEDGAGLGDLLVAVFPGGSITGAPKRRAMQIIAEIEPGPRGVYTGAIGLVDPRGDVELGLPIRTGVVQDGRLRYHAGGGIVVDSVASRELDECWLKTAAIRAALGEGTSALERCSSG; the protein is encoded by the coding sequence ATGCAGCTCGCGCCCCTCGCGCTCGACCGCGATCCGCTCGACGTGCTCGCGTCGCTCGCGCCCGTCGGCGGCGCGTGCCTGGTCGAAGTGCCGGATCCGGCGCGGCCCGTGACGCTCCTCGGCTGCGCGCCGGTGGACGAGCTCCGGGTGACGGCGAGCGAGCCGGATGCGATCGCGGCGATCGTCCGCTTCGTCGCCTCGGCGCCGCGGGCGGAGGCCGCGCTCCCCTTTCCGCTCGGCGGGGGCGTCGTCGCGTGTCTCACCTACGAGCTCGGCGCCGCAACCGTGCCCGGCATCGCACGCCGCGATCCGGGCGTCCCGCTCGCCGTGCTGCGGCGCTACGATCCGATGCTCGTCTACGACCGCGTGCGCGGGACGTGGGCGCTCGTCGCGAGCGACGCCGGCGCGCGCGCGCCGTGGCTGGAGTGCCTCACGGCGCCCGCACCCGTCTTCGCCGGGCCGCTCGCGCGTGGCGAGCTCGCCGCCACGCTCGATCGCGAGGCGTACCGTGCGGCGGTCGAGCGCATCCACGACCACCTCCGCGCCGGCGACGTGTACCAGGTGAACCTCACGCAGCCCTTCACCGTGCCGCTGCATGGGCCGGCGTGGGCGCTCTACCAGCGCGTCGCGCGCCGGAACCCGGCGCCCTTCGGCGCGTATCTCGACCTGGGCCACGCGCAGGTCGTCGCGAACTCGCCGGAGCTGTGGCTTCGCCGGCGCGGCCGGCGCGTGGAGACGCGCCCCATCAAGGGGACCCGACCGCGCAGCGCCGATCCCGTGCGCGACGCCGCGCTCGCAAGCGAGCTCGCCCGGGATGCGAAGGAGCGGGCCGAGCACGTGATGATCGTCGACCTCGAGCGCAACGATCTGGGGCGCGTGTGCCGTGTGGGCTCGGTTGCCGTCGAGTCGCACGCGTGCGTCGAAAGCCACCCGACCGTTCATCATCTCGTCTCGGTCGTCTCCGGCGAGCTCGAGGACGGCGCCGGGCTCGGCGATCTGCTCGTCGCCGTCTTCCCGGGCGGCTCGATCACCGGCGCGCCCAAGCGGCGCGCCATGCAGATCATCGCGGAGATCGAGCCGGGGCCACGCGGCGTCTACACGGGCGCGATCGGCCTCGTCGATCCGCGCGGCGACGTCGAGCTGGGCCTCCCCATCCGCACGGGCGTCGTGCAGGACGGACGGCTCCGCTACCACGCCGGCGGCGGCATCGTCGTCGACTCGGTCGCCTCGCGCGAGCTCGACGAGTGCTGGCTCAAGACGGCGGCGATTCGCGCGGCGCTGGGCGAGGGCACGAGCGCGCTGGAGCGATGCTCGTCTGGCTGA
- a CDS encoding phenylacetate--CoA ligase family protein has product MDTSPADALTRRLAARDAVMPEMVARLGWPADRIRAEREQALRRLLTVATERSPWHRERLRGLDPARAGESDLASIPSMTKTDLMEHFDAIVTDRALRLADVNDWIERLPDTPLLGRYHGFASGGSSGLRGVFVYDEAAAITFNCMVGRWFMRLGLPPFPPSADAGPIVNLWADRGAHVSFLMVRLFMPPAPLPLVSIPATTPLPAMVERLNALRPWRIGSYASILALLATEARAGRLRIAPQVVMSCGEPLLPEARAEVEAAFGVPVLDYWGMSEGMYAMPCGQGAIMHLPDDLCIVEPVDEAGLPVAAGTPAAKILLTNLFNPVQPLIRYEVTDRVVLRPDPCPCGAEHRAVESVHGRADDVFTYAGGVRVHPLALRAPLGRHRHIAEYQVRQTVDGAHVLLSTTGPVELEPLGRAMEDGLRRAGIASPRVTLERVDALGRQASGKMKRFVPLSSP; this is encoded by the coding sequence GTGGACACGTCCCCCGCCGACGCCCTGACGCGCCGCCTCGCAGCCCGTGACGCCGTGATGCCCGAGATGGTGGCGCGACTCGGATGGCCGGCGGATCGGATCCGGGCGGAGCGCGAGCAGGCGCTGCGACGTCTCCTCACGGTGGCGACCGAGCGTTCGCCGTGGCATCGCGAGCGCCTGCGCGGGCTCGATCCCGCACGCGCCGGCGAAAGCGACCTCGCCTCGATTCCGTCGATGACGAAGACGGATCTCATGGAGCACTTCGACGCGATCGTCACCGATCGGGCGCTCCGCCTCGCCGACGTGAACGACTGGATCGAACGCCTTCCGGACACCCCGCTCCTCGGCCGCTACCACGGGTTCGCCTCGGGTGGCTCGAGCGGCCTGCGCGGCGTGTTCGTCTACGACGAAGCGGCGGCGATCACGTTCAACTGCATGGTCGGCCGCTGGTTCATGCGCCTCGGCCTCCCGCCCTTCCCGCCGTCGGCCGACGCCGGACCGATCGTGAACCTGTGGGCCGATCGTGGCGCACACGTCTCGTTCCTGATGGTTCGCCTGTTCATGCCGCCCGCGCCGTTGCCGCTCGTGTCGATCCCCGCCACGACGCCGTTGCCGGCCATGGTCGAACGGCTGAACGCGCTGCGCCCGTGGCGCATCGGCTCGTACGCTTCGATTCTGGCGCTGCTCGCCACCGAGGCGCGTGCCGGACGGCTCCGCATCGCACCGCAGGTCGTGATGAGCTGCGGCGAGCCGCTCCTCCCCGAGGCGCGCGCGGAGGTCGAAGCCGCGTTCGGCGTCCCGGTCCTCGACTACTGGGGCATGTCCGAGGGCATGTACGCCATGCCCTGCGGGCAGGGGGCGATCATGCACCTCCCGGACGATCTCTGCATCGTCGAGCCGGTCGACGAGGCCGGACTACCCGTGGCGGCGGGTACGCCGGCGGCGAAGATCCTCCTCACGAACCTCTTCAACCCCGTGCAGCCACTCATCCGCTACGAGGTGACCGATCGCGTCGTCCTCCGCCCCGACCCGTGTCCATGCGGCGCCGAGCACCGCGCCGTCGAGAGCGTGCACGGTCGCGCGGACGACGTCTTCACGTATGCCGGCGGCGTTCGCGTCCACCCGCTCGCGCTGCGCGCGCCGCTCGGACGCCATCGCCACATCGCCGAGTACCAGGTCCGGCAGACGGTGGACGGCGCGCACGTGCTCCTGTCCACGACGGGACCGGTCGAGCTCGAGCCACTCGGGCGGGCGATGGAGGACGGCCTCCGCCGCGCGGGGATCGCGAGTCCGCGGGTGACGCTCGAGCGCGTCGATGCGCTCGGCCGCCAGGCGTCGGGCAAGATGAAGCGCTTCGTCCCGCTGTCGTCGCCTTGA
- a CDS encoding acetyl-CoA acetyltransferase: MSDDRAPILVGAGQLTQRDVEPDRALEPVAMMAATARLAAEDAGAGDRLLAAVDSLAVVNVFSFPYGNAPRLLAERLGIRPREELYTTIGGNTPQWLVNGAAARIAAGKAGVVLLAGAETVRSVVRARRQHVRLAWGGGDGTPAVVGEDRDGTSPYETAHGLVIPTVIYPLFENAIRARRGWSLEEHARRLGALCSRFAAVAAENPHAWFRERRTPEEIATVTADNRMIGYPYPKLMNAILDVDQAAAVIMTSAGRARALGIHPSRWVYLWGAADAHDHWFVSERVDYASSPAIRAVGEAALAQAGTDVGAIDHFDLYSCFPSAVQIGRDMLGIPEDDPRPLTVTGGLAYFGGPGNNYSMHAIATMMDRLRAAPGTKGLVTALGWYLTKHALGIYGTAPPPRPFAPTDGAAVQRAVDAEPAPALVEAASGRATIETYTVLHDRDGAPVRGIVVGRTEDGRRFLANTPGDRTVLDALVAREAIGGPGTVRRDGDTNVFDPA, from the coding sequence GTGAGTGACGACCGCGCCCCGATCCTGGTCGGGGCGGGCCAGCTGACCCAGCGCGACGTCGAGCCCGACCGGGCGCTCGAGCCGGTCGCGATGATGGCCGCCACGGCGCGTCTCGCGGCCGAGGATGCCGGCGCAGGCGACCGCCTGCTCGCCGCCGTCGACTCGCTCGCGGTCGTGAACGTCTTCAGCTTCCCGTACGGCAACGCGCCGCGCCTGCTCGCGGAGCGACTCGGCATCCGGCCGCGCGAGGAGCTCTACACGACCATCGGCGGCAACACGCCGCAGTGGCTCGTCAACGGGGCGGCGGCGAGGATCGCGGCGGGGAAGGCTGGCGTGGTGCTCCTCGCCGGCGCCGAGACCGTGCGCTCGGTCGTGCGCGCGCGCCGCCAGCACGTGCGGCTCGCGTGGGGCGGCGGTGACGGCACGCCGGCCGTCGTGGGCGAGGACCGCGACGGCACGAGCCCGTACGAGACCGCCCACGGCCTCGTGATCCCGACCGTGATCTATCCGCTCTTCGAGAACGCGATCCGCGCGCGGCGGGGCTGGTCGCTCGAGGAGCACGCGCGCCGCCTGGGCGCGCTCTGCAGTCGCTTCGCCGCGGTGGCAGCCGAGAACCCCCACGCCTGGTTCCGCGAGCGCCGCACCCCGGAGGAGATCGCGACCGTCACCGCCGACAACCGGATGATCGGCTATCCGTATCCGAAGCTCATGAACGCCATCCTCGACGTCGACCAGGCCGCCGCCGTGATCATGACGTCGGCCGGCCGCGCACGCGCGCTCGGCATCCACCCGTCGCGCTGGGTGTACCTGTGGGGCGCGGCCGACGCCCACGACCATTGGTTCGTCTCCGAGCGCGTCGACTACGCGAGCTCGCCCGCGATCCGTGCGGTCGGAGAAGCGGCGCTCGCGCAGGCCGGGACCGACGTCGGGGCGATCGATCACTTCGATCTCTACAGCTGCTTTCCGAGCGCGGTGCAGATCGGGCGCGACATGCTCGGCATTCCCGAGGACGACCCGCGTCCGCTCACCGTGACGGGCGGTCTCGCCTACTTCGGCGGTCCCGGAAACAACTACTCGATGCACGCCATCGCGACGATGATGGATCGCCTGCGTGCCGCGCCGGGAACGAAAGGGCTCGTGACCGCGCTCGGCTGGTACCTCACCAAGCACGCGCTCGGCATCTACGGGACGGCGCCGCCGCCGCGTCCGTTCGCGCCGACCGACGGTGCCGCGGTGCAACGGGCGGTCGATGCCGAGCCCGCTCCCGCGCTGGTGGAAGCGGCGAGCGGCCGGGCGACGATCGAGACGTACACGGTGCTCCACGACCGCGACGGCGCGCCCGTGCGCGGCATCGTCGTGGGGCGGACGGAGGACGGCCGCCGGTTTCTCGCCAACACACCCGGCGATCGCACCGTCCTGGACGCGCTCGTCGCGCGCGAGGCCATCGGCGGTCCCGGCACGGTGCGGCGCGACGGCGACACGAACGTCTTCGATCCCGCCTAG